The Salvelinus alpinus chromosome 22, SLU_Salpinus.1, whole genome shotgun sequence DNA window tgtgtgtcagaggcTCACAGCCAGCAGCTACTGGGCATGCTCAGATCGTTCAGAGAGCGAGGCCTACTGTTTGACTTCACTATAACAGTCCAGGACCAGACCTTCCCCTGTCATCGCTGTGTCCTGGCAGCCTGCAGCGACTTCttcaggttggtgtgtgtgtgtgggtttgtgtgtgcgtgcatctgtgcgtgtgtgtgtgtgctctaaaGGTTCTCTGTCTGCAGGGCCATGTTTGAGTTGGACATGCGTGAGTGTGGTGATAGGATGGTAACCCTGAGTAACCAGTCCCCAGAAGCCGTGCGCTGCTTCCTGGACttctgttactctggagagaTGGTCGTCACCCACGAAAACGTAGACATGCTGTTCCAGCTCGCCTCTTTCCTACAGGTACACTACATCAGgggtaacccttaccctaacccaaatggcaccctaccctatgccctacatagtgcactatttttgaccaaagccctatggaccatggtcaaaagtagtgcaatatcaatggaagagggtgccatttggaacaaagACTAGATCTGGGTCAGATGCATACTGTATACTGTCAAATCTACTGTATACTGTCAAATCCATTCAGAAACTTGAGAGGTGATGTTGATATATTGACCGGTGTTCCATTTCCCAGGTGTCTGTGCTCTTCAGAGCATGCAGTGACTTCCTGATCGGAACCCTGGAGCTCTCCAACTGCCTGATGCTATTGGCCCTCGCCGAGGGATATGGCTCCGCCTCCCTCCTCCAGCAGGCCAAAGAGTTTGTAGTTCAGAACTTCCACAACCTCTCCATGACTCCAGACTTCCTGGATATGCCGGTGAGGAGCCACTCTGATAAGTTTCCATTATCATTCATTGAGACTCATAAAAAGACGTTTGTGCATTGAAATAAAAGGGccctagcacacctgattcaacatatCAGCTCATCATCAAGTTGAATTAGGTGTGTTAGTGCTAAGGTAAATACATCCCTCTGTGTCCCCAGGACAAGGACTGGGAAATAGTGAAGTAGATAGTTACTCACTTTAGCTTTTGAGAAAGTAACTATCATAATGTCTCCCTGAAGTGTCCACTCTGTCACTCCCCCAATCCCTTTTCTTCCTGAAGTGTGCATGGGTCCACTCCACCTGAAGGATTTAAAAGCATTGGCTTGCTTTTAAATACTAatgttgggaaacactgatttaCTTCCTGTCCTCCCAGTTGGGCGTGCTCGAGGTATGTCTGGGGTCGGACAGTCTCAGCGTGCCCAGTGAGGAGGTGGCGGTGAGGTCATCCCTGAGGTGGACAAGTCACGACCTCCAGACCAGACAGAGGCTGTTGCCACGGCTACTAGCACTGCTACGGCTACATCACGtacccacacacaccctgcaggtacacacacgcacgcaggatCAGGCGCATGCatgcacccccccccacacacacacacaccacacacatatgCATGGTTCTTTTTACCAGTcaaaatgtattgtgtatgtgtgttcaggCCCTGGCCCGGACTGAGAATCTCCTCTCAGGGGACCAACTCTGTGTTAGTCTGGTCAGTGATGCAGTGAGTAGACAGACACAGCTCAGTGGTCTACTGCCAGACGCCAGACCAGCAACCACACAGTCTTACATCTACATCCACAAGACAGAGGAGAACGGAGAGATACACCACAGCTTCTGTTACTGCCTGGACACAGACCAATGGAGAGAGCTACCTCAGGGCCAGGGGGCGGGTTTTAgtatgacccctgacccctcaggCTCTTCCCTCACCAGCTACGCCGAGAaggtatacaaacacacacacacatgcacacacacacaggcagtaaCACATAGTGGAGTGGTACTTCTGAATTTACGCTTCGATCAACTATCATTATTttatatctcctctcctctctttaagTTGTTTGTGACAGGTGGTTGTCGGGGCAACTGTTGCCGCACAGTGCGTCTTCACGTGGCAGAGCCGTTCCATGATGCGACAGCGGAGGTTTGGTGCTACTGCCCAGTCACACACACCTGCACCCCTGCCCCGGACATGGGGAAACCCCGTACCATGCACACAGCCGTCACAACCCTGGACAGACTGTATGTGCTaggagggaggaccagaggagaaagggagggagctCCTAGCCTAATGGAGGTGagaatgttgatgatgatgatgatgatgatgatgatgatgataattatgatggttgtgatgatgatgatgatcgtCTGTAGGTGGAGTACTACGACCCCCTGGCCAAAACCTGGACCTCCGTCAGCCCTCTGCCCACTGCTATCTACTACCCAGgtacggaacacacacacagacacatacatacacaaatgcacacagacacccacacacaaatatagaaacccccacacacatacctctaaccctccctgtGTCCTCGTATTACCCAGAAGCCAGTGCGTGCGGCAGCATCATCTACACATTGGGTTCGTCAGTGGAGATATCGGACTCCTTCAACCCTTCGCTGGACTGTTTCCTGCGCTACGATGCTGTTTCTGACCAGTGGAGCCACCTGGTGGCAGAGTTTGGTCAGTTCTTCCACGCCACCTTGGTCAAGGCTGTGTCCGTCAACAACACTCTACACCTCTGTGACTTGTCTACGTATAAGGTGACTGACTTGTTGATTgactggttgattgattgattgatgtctcCATCTATAAGTCTTTTTATATTTCTTCCTCCTTCATTTAATCAGGCAGGTCCTATTGACATAGATACAGTACATGGGGACTTTGTCATGAAAACAAACTTGACAACTATTCTACGAAACACCAACTCACCACACCTGACCAGTCTGAGTCCTGTGTTCTGTCCAGGTGTACAGTTTCTGTCCAGAGACGTGTGTGTGGCAAGGGGAGGGGTCGTTCGAGTGTGCCGGGTTCAACGCAGGCTCCGTGGGCGTGGCCAACCGAATCTACATCCTGGGAGGAGACTACTCACCTGATGAGATCACTGACGAAGTCCAAGTGTACCACAGTGGGCGGGGCCAGTGGGAGGAAGTGACACCAATGCCACGCCCCCTGACAGAGtttcactgtcaggtcatcaGCTTCAACAGATACAGAGACCCCTGGGGAGGAAGGgccacgtaacacacacacactacctgggGACTAAAAGCTGCACTCTGCATCAATGaaataatgtatgttttgtcatacctcaAGTATTTATTAGTTTTATCACATTTTatgttatatatttatttataaactgggtggtcgtgccctgaatgctgattgtctgacagccatggtatatcagaccttataccatgagtatgacaaaacatgtatttttactgctctaattacattggtaaccagtttataagagcaataaggcacctcaggggtttgtggtatatggccaatataccatggccaaGGGCTGTATCTCCGTGTTgcatcgtgcctaagaacagcccgtagccatggtatattggccatataccacaacccctcgtgccttatcaaatcaaatttatttatatagcccttcttacatcagctgatatctcaaagtgctgtacagaaacccagcctaaaacccccaaacagcaagcaatgcaggtgtagaagcacggtggctaggaaaaactccctagaaaggccagaacctaggaagaaacctagagaggaaccaggctatgaggggtggccactcctcttttggctgtgccgggtggagattataacagaacatggccaagatgttcaaatgttcataaattaccagcatggtcaaataataataatcacagtagttgtcgagggtgcagcaagtcagcacctcaggagtaaatgtcagttggcttttcatagccgatcattaagagtatctctaccgctcctgctgtctctagagagttgaaaacagcaggtctgggacaggtagcacgtccggtgaacaggtcagggttccatagccgcaggcagaacagttgaaactggagcagcagcacggccaggtggactggggacagcaaggagtcatcatgccaggtagtcctgaggcatggtcc harbors:
- the kbtbd3 gene encoding kelch repeat and BTB domain-containing protein 3, with product MDPRSEGSDPRSEGTDYVPNSIPYVPEHRSELCVSEAHSQQLLGMLRSFRERGLLFDFTITVQDQTFPCHRCVLAACSDFFRAMFELDMRECGDRMVTLSNQSPEAVRCFLDFCYSGEMVVTHENVDMLFQLASFLQVSVLFRACSDFLIGTLELSNCLMLLALAEGYGSASLLQQAKEFVVQNFHNLSMTPDFLDMPLGVLEVCLGSDSLSVPSEEVAVRSSLRWTSHDLQTRQRLLPRLLALLRLHHVPTHTLQALARTENLLSGDQLCVSLVSDAVSRQTQLSGLLPDARPATTQSYIYIHKTEENGEIHHSFCYCLDTDQWRELPQGQGAGFSMTPDPSGSSLTSYAEKLFVTGGCRGNCCRTVRLHVAEPFHDATAEVWCYCPVTHTCTPAPDMGKPRTMHTAVTTLDRLYVLGGRTRGEREGAPSLMEVEYYDPLAKTWTSVSPLPTAIYYPEASACGSIIYTLGSSVEISDSFNPSLDCFLRYDAVSDQWSHLVAEFGQFFHATLVKAVSVNNTLHLCDLSTYKVYSFCPETCVWQGEGSFECAGFNAGSVGVANRIYILGGDYSPDEITDEVQVYHSGRGQWEEVTPMPRPLTEFHCQVISFNRYRDPWGGRAT